The Pseudochaenichthys georgianus chromosome 20, fPseGeo1.2, whole genome shotgun sequence genomic interval GCctatctagatccctccgcttcgcgtcgggctcctgatcagcctgtcggtgttcttttccccataatgaccgcgtcgcagcacattatcccttacataacaTTGTGTCCTAAATGGAGGAAAATATCATTCATCCTTCTTCTCGTTGGTCCCGGTACAGGTTAAAGTCTAACTCTAAATTGGTTTCTTTGTATTTATTCCACTAAACTAATCATTTTAAAACCAATTTCTCTACTTGTTACGTTATAATGAGAACGAGAAAAGGTGCTTTTTTAATACAATAGAGAACATCTATCTGATATCTCTAAATTGTACAAGTATACAATGTTTTCACTGAGCTGCCAGTCCAACAAATTGTTTAAAAACAAGATTGGATGAACTATTTCCCTCGCCTAATATCGTTTAACAGGGACTATATATAGTCCCCGAAGTGAAAAAGAAAATAGCAGTACTTATTGGTTAAAGCATGCAAATACTGTATTTGTTACTTACATATATATTACTCTTTTAAATCCAGCGAGGGTCATATGAAATACTCTAAAGTTAAAGTGCTCTGAAGTCTCAAAAGCGAGTTTAGAAGacaaacaataatagaagtTGTTGTGGAGTTATTGtgaattgcattgctttttgtaaCATTAATCATTAACACACTTTACATTCGGTCTTGAATACACCAGTGGGAAGTGGAAGTTAATTGTCCTAGTGTACAGGTGTGCAAGGAATCTTTTCTGAGTTTCTTACTTCATATTATTCATTTGTGAAAATATGCCGTATTTCACAAATGTGAATTTAACTCAGTTGCAGTCGTCCAGTTATTCAGAGAAGTTACTACTCACCTAAACGTTTAAATGCAGACCTAATTATGTTTTCCATATATTGCAATTAAACATATTTTATTGAAACAGCACTAAAGTAATTAGGTCATTTGGATTAGCTCAGTAGAGGGTTGCTTGAAGATGTCCCAAGACACAAAGTAAGCTTTTCCAGATGAGTTTTTTTATAACGTTCCGATATTTGCACATAAAGATGCTTATTGTTCATCGTTACAGCGGTAGACTTGTTTCCAGTACTGCAAAGAGTCGATAAACAACAACACAGCATGATGATGTTCAcaaattagtttatttattcattGATTCCAGATTCACTCGTCAACTTCTTTCTTCTTCGTATCTAAATGGCTTGATTAGACTGAGCTAGCCAAGGACAACTTTGACAAAGTACGAATAAAATCgacacattttaaagtttagAAATCAACCATTGGTGTTGTTTGGATTACATTTGAGGATCATATAGAAAACAGCAGGAACCCACTGAAGGTGTTGTAGGTGTCATCATTTTCAAAAAGACCACAGTCTTCATGGAGACGCATATAGACCTCGTCTCCCTGATTCAGACGGAGAACCGCAGCATTGGAAAGGAAAGTATTACCATCATTCTGCTTAGAGTTATGTATAATTCTCTGACTATTACGGTACAGGTTAACTGCCATATTCTCTCCGTGCTTGTTGTTCATAGCAGTGAAGCGGAAGTAGTAGGCTCCTCTGACGGGGGCTGTGAACACACctgcagcagcagaggaggacaaaagtcagctttatttgtCTCTAGAAATATTAAGATGCTTGCTTTTTTGCGCACCTGTGTTTGAGCTGTAAGCCCCGCCAAGATTGGCGATGGATCTTCTGTAGACAAGTGGAGTTTCAGTATTGTAAGGTCCAAACTTCCCAGGACTCAAAGCTGCAGAGAAAGCCACCTTAGTGCCTGAAAACACACAATTGAATACATGTTAAAGAAACCAATAGTGAACACATGGTTATTTTCACGGGGAAGTCATACAAGTCACTTTTATGTTTagtcttttattgttttaaggtTGACCATCTGTTATCATACCTGATGATCTCCTTCCAGTCTCATCCAGCTGAAGTTCATTCTTAGAAACCTCCAGCTCCGCCCTGAGAGCCGCCAGCTGCTCCTCGCTGGCTGAGACTCTGGAAACCAGGGCTGTCAGCATGAGAGACAATCATTTCTCAACCGCTCTTTCAAGATGTCCTAGTATCACCAAGTGTGTCATTTTGATAATTGTGTTCTGCCATCTCAGCATAAATACAAATTGTACTCGTTGTGCTTTACTGTGTGCTTGTCACAATAAAGAGGACTCAAATCCTCCAGCACTTTAGCTGATAATCAAGTATTTCTTAAATCAAAAATGCTCAATAGTCATTGGTTTAAGCTTCTCAAATGTGAATATGTTCTTGTTGTGATTaacttttttcacatttttgggGAATTTACTACCCAAGTAGAATATCATTTGGCGTATTATCTATCATTGCAACCCCATCCTAAACATCACAGAGACTGTTGATATCTTACCTCGGTTCTCTTTCTCCAGACTGGAAACGTTGTCTCTGTGGGTCTGCAGCTCAACCTCTTGCTCCCCCACCTTGTTCTTTATAGCTCTCAGCTCAGTCCAGATTTCCCTCTCAGCCAGCACACTGCTCTGTGAACCTCGGTCCACTCCTCCGCCCTCTGCAGACACAcagaacagcagcagcagcacagcaCCCCTCATTGTAAAACCTCAGCCGCCACAAATACCTGGAAGAAATGAAATAGAATCTGATTTAAAAGTGTGTCTCCCGCTGACCACAGGTGTTGTGAGCCAAACACCTCGCCTATTATTTATAATGTGCTGGTTTGGGACAAGAAGGCCCTCCCTGCCTGACCATATGTAGGAAGCGAGGGTGATGCAACGACCACAGCTGTTACTGCAAGAATGATTTCCCTTACACAATAAAGAAACTCCAATGACCCCAATGCCAACTCGGTAAAATGTCTTAAAGGGATATCACttttatttttacaaataaCACTTGAAGTGATGAAGGTACTTGCAAATAAAAGAGTAGTAAAAAGGGAAATCGTACGTTGGTGTTTAATTGTGGGTATTTAGTAATATGAAGTTGTGTTTATTACAGTATGCCAGTATGAAATAAGTAGAGCTCTCATACACATCATCATTCATCTTGTTTATCCAGATGGGCAGTAGCTCAATCAAGTTAACGTGTGTTTATTATCTAGAATTCAAGAACACATGGCAAATTCTCCAAATTCAGATTTCAGTTAAAATCTGACTGCATTCATAAATATTGAATAATGTTCAGTAAAAAAATCCTTGAATGGAATTGTGAATACAAATGTTTTATTGTGACCTTTAAAGTTGT includes:
- the LOC117465970 gene encoding complement C1q-like protein 2; this translates as MRGAVLLLLFCVSAEGGGVDRGSQSSVLAEREIWTELRAIKNKVGEQEVELQTHRDNVSSLEKENRALVSRVSASEEQLAALRAELEVSKNELQLDETGRRSSGTKVAFSAALSPGKFGPYNTETPLVYRRSIANLGGAYSSNTGVFTAPVRGAYYFRFTAMNNKHGENMAVNLYRNSQRIIHNSKQNDGNTFLSNAAVLRLNQGDEVYMRLHEDCGLFENDDTYNTFSGFLLFSI